The Deltaproteobacteria bacterium genome window below encodes:
- a CDS encoding outer membrane protein transport protein yields MKNSLFILILLAIIYPATANADYLFNNRNNLIGDRAALMGGAYTALSEDVSGAFYNPAGIAYVRPLTSNFANNYAYQRFERENLTTGEPIMNDLHRFNNIPTMIGITYKFGELHTALSLFQTDMVRFYSIGHSADQSTSLTLDITEDTWLIGPSFAGKITDDFAIGLSAFAYYTQMKFIGRIDSAALTSSRENDLYSLGFSPVFGAKWKASESLDLGLSYGMETIHISGTNSIIFRPPGSPSVITKTVDGDMRLPHRVTTGVAWHNDGLTLAFDATYYFAMEYPAPNEPIRTAENENIHKERAHFDLSLGTEYILSEKWNVRGGLFTNTSSATGQYGAEKINMYGGSFGVGYVNGSATTNFGIIVQRGDSDASASDFSPALMVSEKAAWTRTIISFLIGGSYEF; encoded by the coding sequence ATGAAAAACAGTCTATTTATTCTAATTCTTCTTGCAATAATTTACCCTGCTACTGCGAATGCCGACTACCTGTTCAATAACAGGAACAACCTGATAGGAGACCGCGCGGCCCTCATGGGAGGCGCGTACACGGCCCTTTCAGAAGACGTCTCGGGGGCGTTCTATAACCCGGCCGGGATAGCCTATGTGAGGCCGCTTACCTCCAACTTCGCTAACAACTATGCATATCAGCGGTTCGAGAGGGAGAACCTGACCACCGGCGAACCTATAATGAACGACCTCCACAGGTTCAACAACATACCGACCATGATAGGGATAACATACAAATTCGGAGAGCTCCATACCGCTCTCTCCCTCTTCCAGACAGACATGGTCCGGTTCTACAGCATAGGACACAGCGCCGACCAGTCCACATCATTGACTCTTGACATTACGGAGGACACCTGGCTTATCGGGCCGAGCTTCGCGGGGAAAATAACGGACGACTTTGCAATCGGCCTCTCGGCCTTCGCCTATTACACACAGATGAAATTCATAGGGAGGATAGACTCGGCGGCCCTCACGTCGAGCAGGGAAAACGACCTCTACAGTCTCGGTTTCTCCCCTGTTTTCGGGGCCAAGTGGAAGGCAAGCGAAAGCCTGGACCTCGGGTTATCGTACGGTATGGAGACCATCCACATATCCGGGACTAACAGCATAATATTCAGGCCGCCCGGCTCCCCCTCTGTTATAACCAAGACCGTGGACGGAGACATGCGTCTCCCGCATAGGGTCACGACCGGCGTTGCGTGGCATAATGACGGGCTTACTCTTGCCTTCGACGCAACTTACTATTTCGCGATGGAATACCCGGCCCCGAACGAGCCGATCAGGACGGCGGAAAATGAAAATATCCATAAGGAGCGGGCCCACTTCGACCTGTCGCTAGGCACGGAATACATACTGAGCGAGAAATGGAACGTCCGGGGCGGCCTTTTCACTAATACATCCTCGGCGACCGGCCAGTACGGCGCGGAGAAGATCAACATGTACGGAGGGTCGTTCGGGGTGGGATATGTAAACGGCTCGGCCACTACCAATTTCGGCATTATCGTGCAAAGAGGCGACTCGGACGCCAGCGCGAGCGATTTCAGCCCAGCCCTTATGGTATCTGAAAAGGCTGCCTGGACCAGGACGATAATAAGCTTCCTCATAGGGGGGAGCTATGAGTTTTAA
- a CDS encoding PAS domain-containing protein translates to MGENALRIYPEREGYELQSKARYFDAIIDNVPEGLALVDAESRIIRSVSRYAALYAGRSRTELEGIPLDEVVERWHLFKSDGVSKPENEEFIIFRTIDQKACFENEEWVFMKPNGARVTVLMNSCPILDGNGDVSEVALSWIDISEHKATEERIRNLNLELNEALRRVKVLSGMLNVCAVCKRIQDDRGNWQSLEKYIEQRSEAVFSQAYARTALKGFTAARIKARKNRENKSHHSPLARTFYRNRTTL, encoded by the coding sequence ATGGGAGAAAACGCGCTCAGGATATATCCTGAAAGGGAGGGGTACGAGCTTCAAAGCAAAGCGAGATACTTTGATGCGATCATTGATAACGTTCCTGAGGGGCTTGCTTTGGTGGATGCGGAAAGCCGTATCATCAGATCTGTCAGCAGATATGCTGCATTGTATGCGGGGCGCTCAAGAACAGAGCTTGAAGGCATACCCTTGGACGAGGTGGTCGAGCGATGGCATCTCTTCAAAAGCGACGGCGTAAGCAAGCCCGAAAACGAGGAGTTCATCATTTTCAGGACAATAGATCAAAAAGCGTGTTTCGAGAATGAGGAATGGGTCTTCATGAAGCCGAACGGGGCCAGAGTGACAGTCTTGATGAATTCATGCCCGATTTTGGACGGAAATGGCGATGTCTCCGAAGTCGCGCTTTCGTGGATAGACATCAGCGAGCACAAAGCGACCGAAGAAAGGATAAGGAATTTGAATCTCGAGCTCAACGAGGCATTAAGGAGGGTTAAGGTCCTGAGCGGAATGCTGAACGTATGCGCAGTATGCAAGCGAATTCAGGACGACAGGGGCAACTGGCAGTCCCTTGAGAAGTACATCGAGCAGCGCTCGGAGGCGGTCTTCAGCCAGGCATATGCCCGGACTGCGCTGAAAGGCTTTACGGCGGCGAGGATAAAGGCAAGGAAAAACCGGGAGAATAAATCTCATCATTCACCTCTCGCCCGAACCTTCTATCGTAACAGGACGACCTTATGA